Part of the Zingiber officinale cultivar Zhangliang chromosome 6A, Zo_v1.1, whole genome shotgun sequence genome, GTTAAAGAAACATGAAGAGCTCTGATGTGGACAGAATAGGAAATGATTCTTTAATGAACAGTCATTGATGGATCGCTAAGAACAAAGATAGGTTTTTAAGGCAAATCAAAGCTGACAGTATCTATTCTATATTCATATGGAAGAAAAGAAGCCGAGTTGCACAAAAAAAGAAACAGTAGGCAATGTGCAGCATTGAGAAGCGAGATTTATTTGAGAAGGGAAAGTTTACTTGTTTGATTTGCATGGATCCAATATCTCCATCAGCATCCTCAAACTCCACAAGAAGAGATAGCCAATAGTTTGTGGAACCTTCATTTACATGGAAGGTAATGTTCTTCCCAGGATACTTGCATGGGGTCCTGTAAAAATCAACTCTTCCCAGTTAAATATTTGTTCTAATTGAGAATCAAACCAAAGGATTGTCTACTTTTCATAGCATAGAAGAGGATGTAATTTGTGAAATGTGCATAATGATTACCTTCGGAAGATGACAGAGATCTCGCCGCGGTTGCGAAGCTGGGCGGCCTCGCCGGAGACGGCCATGCGGCCGAAGGCGGCGCCGCTGAGGTCGAAGTGGATGTGACCGGAGGCGCAGTAACCGCCGGGACACTCGTCAGTGACGATGACGGTGACGGGGCGGAGGGAGCAGATGGCGGCGTCGAGGCAGCGTACCTTGTAACAGGCGCCGCACCCCTCGCCGCCCTTGAAAAGCACCGGGCTCACCGCTCCCACCCGCGCTCGCAGCGGCCGCACGTCGACCAGCGTCCCGTACCCACACGCCCCGCCTGCCATTAATTTACAAccctaattttaatacttttaatcATTGTAACTAACGTTTGCGCATACGAGGAAATTTCAATTTGcccatttaaagtttttttaataaaCTTGAATTCATCTCCCTCTTACAGGAATATTAAACTACTAGAGATGAAATGCAAATTTTACAAAATTGTCGGGCGGCAAACTGAGATTTTCCACTCCCGCACTCTTCCCTGTTCCAGGAACATGGCAACGGCCACAACTCTACAGAGCTCGTATATAACGGCCCACTCTAGCCGTCCGATCTCAATCCGACGGGCATCAGAGGGAATCGCCCCCGCCGGCTGAGCTCGGTGGCGAGCTAGCTATCCGGCGAGCTATCAGAGGGAAAGCACAACTCTTTCTGCAATTTATGTAACGCTAGCTGGCAGATGGAATCGAGGGGAGGGGCTCACCGTCACTACCGTCGCCGTCCGGACTGCCGTACCAAGTCGCGGTTGCAGGGTGCCAATGAGGGTCGAACGCAGCGCCGCCGCCGAGACGGCGGAGCAAACCCAACCACGAGAGCACGAGGAAGGagtagaagaaggaagaagaagccatCAATTGTTAACGTATTTTCTCCTTCCGCTCGctgcttctctctctctctctctctctctctctcttgctcGTTAATTGTTATATAGACCAAATAAAGGGGCAAATTTGGAACTAAATTTTTCTCGTTAAATTAATCGTATTATTATCCCCTTTGCTTACTCTTCTGATACGAAATTACCGGCTTgcccttttattttaaattcgCTAACTGTAAGGAAAATCCTGTAAAAAcattataaaaaaggaaaatcGATCACTGAGGCCATTTCGGTCATTTAAATACGCCACAAGAAAGGACACCGAACACCAACGTTACTCGTTTTAATAAACGACCCACGAGAATGCCCTCGGTCCCTCGGCGTAAATGACGAAAGTGACACTGTCACATGGTTAGAGTCACACTGTCGCGAGAGCCGCAACGGAACTAACGTCGGGCTTCCGCGATCCGACGGCATGGCACCGCCGCGGCGAAAATAGACGGCCAAGATGAGACGATCATGGTACCGTTGGAATCGAATCCAGCGGACAAAGGAGCCATCGCCTTCTCGTGATTCGGGCGATTCAATAATGAATAATAACGCTCTTGTTTTGTCTGCGCCATTAATAATGGACCAATGCTTGCAGTCAAAaccataattttattaaaattctttttaaaaaataaaataataataataataattattgttGTTGTGGAGTTTGACGCAGATGAAACGGAAAGAAGGAGAGATTGGCAGTCTCTGCATTCAGACTTGCCTCTGCTCTTTTGTACCGTGAAGTCTGTTTGTTCTGTTGAATGATGAATAAATGAGTGATCGCCGTAAAAACTCCCTCCATTTCCACACTGAACTCGAGCAGCATCGAATAAGAGCTTGGAAAGGACAAAATCTGATTGGCAAGATCGAACAGATGGTGGAGATCATTCTGGTCAAAAGAACAGTCATAATATCTATTATATTTCAGGACCTTTTAATTTTCAGAAACTAAGTAAGATGTATCTGACTGCTGATTTAGTTTATAAAAAATGTTTGTTGATTCATTGCATTCTGCTTCCTTAAACTATAGCAACACTGTATTGAGATTCTAGTACTTGTTCAGTTATTTTATACCAACGGCATGTATGAGTTGTTTTATCTTTAGAACGATCAATCTGTGATCTAGGCTCTTGGCTTGTAGCAATGGGCTTGGTTACTTAGACTTAGGTACGAGTCATAGTTATAAAATTCATTGGAAATCTAATTGATTGGCCAAACCGGATGTGCACCTGAACATTAGCTCGACTAGATCCACTAGTTTTATCgcaaaattattaattttgttCATGAACAAGTCACTCAAGGTATTATAGGCCATTAAGGCCTATATATAGGGCTCCTATTTAATAGGTCGTACCAAATTATATATAATCAAATATGAATATTaatctaaaaatatataaatttggatattaaatattttaattatgattaaaataagttttagtcCCGATTTCTTTTCAttggtaattttaattttttactagttaaaataaattttaccattgtttttaatttttttagatttgaccaataatttttaatatttatacaTTAAAGTTAAATatgatcatttttattttt contains:
- the LOC121998013 gene encoding expansin-B16-like, producing MASSSFFYSFLVLSWLGLLRRLGGGAAFDPHWHPATATWYGSPDGDGSDGGACGYGTLVDVRPLRARVGAVSPVLFKGGEGCGACYKVRCLDAAICSLRPVTVIVTDECPGGYCASGHIHFDLSGAAFGRMAVSGEAAQLRNRGEISVIFRRTPCKYPGKNITFHVNEGSTNYWLSLLVEFEDADGDIGSMQIKQANSVEWQEMQHVWGATWCITGGPLQGPFSVKLTTLASQNTLLARDVIPRNWSPKATYTSGLNF